One window of candidate division KSB1 bacterium genomic DNA carries:
- a CDS encoding sigma-54-dependent Fis family transcriptional regulator has product MARILVADDESSARRVLGVILKEEGHTVIEAEGVERAFELFRSVPLDLVISDQKMPDGSGMALLASCREEDPTIPIVMLTAFASVELAVQAMREGAFDFLTKPYTPDVVRGVVRRAVERTELLRENQLLKREVERQDIFAGILGTSAAIQQVKALIQKVARTNATVLITGETGSGKELAARAIHKGSARAEKPFVAVNCSAFPEPLLESQLFGHEKGAFTGADKTRHGLFEAAHLGTLFLDEAGEMSLPLQAKLLRVVVDGEFTRVGSTVSRTVDVRIVVATHRDLWQRTRDGLFREDLYYRLAVVPIQMPALRERRDDIPLLAEHFLRSIETDENLPQRRLSSAASESLMDYAFPGNVRELRNLVERANILASSDVIGPEHFPVSPSAGYPSTGPNSAAQPSGIGRWVNSLPAEIALGSMLAEIEKALLVRALSAAGGVQAVAARRLGISRSDMRYKMKKYDLML; this is encoded by the coding sequence ATGGCCCGTATATTGGTCGCAGACGATGAGTCCAGCGCGCGGCGCGTCCTGGGTGTCATCCTCAAAGAAGAGGGGCATACCGTCATTGAAGCCGAGGGTGTGGAGCGGGCTTTCGAGCTGTTCCGCTCCGTTCCGCTCGATCTCGTCATTTCGGATCAGAAGATGCCGGACGGAAGCGGAATGGCCTTGTTGGCGAGCTGTCGCGAAGAAGACCCGACGATTCCGATCGTCATGCTGACGGCGTTCGCCTCGGTGGAGCTTGCCGTGCAAGCGATGCGGGAAGGGGCGTTTGATTTTCTGACCAAGCCCTACACTCCGGATGTCGTACGGGGAGTCGTGCGGCGGGCCGTGGAACGAACCGAGCTGCTTCGCGAGAATCAGCTCTTGAAACGAGAGGTCGAGCGGCAGGACATCTTCGCCGGGATTCTCGGTACGAGCGCGGCCATTCAGCAGGTGAAGGCGCTCATTCAGAAGGTGGCCCGGACCAATGCTACGGTGTTGATTACCGGTGAAACGGGATCGGGGAAAGAACTCGCCGCGCGCGCAATTCACAAAGGCAGCGCGCGCGCGGAGAAGCCGTTCGTGGCCGTAAACTGCAGCGCCTTTCCCGAACCCTTGTTAGAGAGCCAGTTGTTCGGCCATGAAAAGGGAGCATTTACCGGCGCGGACAAAACGCGCCATGGACTGTTTGAAGCCGCACACCTGGGAACACTGTTCCTCGACGAGGCCGGCGAGATGTCGTTGCCACTGCAAGCGAAATTGCTGCGGGTGGTCGTCGATGGCGAGTTTACCCGGGTGGGTTCGACCGTCTCGCGGACGGTGGACGTCCGAATCGTCGTGGCTACGCATCGCGATCTCTGGCAGCGAACCCGGGACGGCCTGTTCCGGGAGGACTTGTACTACCGACTCGCCGTGGTGCCGATTCAGATGCCTGCGCTGCGCGAGCGCCGTGACGATATTCCGCTACTCGCTGAGCACTTTCTAAGATCAATCGAGACCGACGAGAATCTCCCGCAACGGCGGTTGTCGTCAGCCGCGAGCGAATCGCTCATGGACTACGCATTCCCCGGAAACGTCCGTGAACTGCGCAACTTGGTCGAGCGCGCAAACATCCTTGCTTCGTCTGACGTGATCGGACCCGAGCATTTTCCGGTCTCGCCGTCCGCGGGCTACCCGAGTACAGGGCCGAACTCAGCGGCACAGCCGTCCGGCATCGGCAGGTGGGTGAATTCGCTTCCGGCCGAGATCGCGTTGGGGTCGATGCTGGCGGAAATCGAAAAGGCACTGCTGGTGCGGGCGCTCAGCGCGGCGGGTGGAGTGCAAGCGGTAGCGGCGCGCAGGCTTGGCATTTCGAGGAGCGACATGCGCTACAAGATGAAGAAGTATGACCTAATGCTCTAA
- the xdhC gene encoding xanthine dehydrogenase accessory protein XdhC: MARLRRETRAAVLVTVCRTAGSTPRECGAKMIVCADASIAGTIGGGQVEQFAIRDALNCLERRTGGIFNYPLTAAHGQCCGGGMELLMELVNCGPQLCIFGAGHVGQALSRVLEGTVFTTHLIDAREHWIRDARIPESCVRHAMGWREFNPGVAWNEDVSYAVIMTPEHFEDFEILTDLLNRPLRFVGLIGSRSKWTHFRRSLTALGFTPEAIQRVRCPVGIGRFGKAPEEIAISVAAEILADYYGTRGNPTDTAGGGEVEPCGQPQGVVAARSADVAGNSVSVLR; this comes from the coding sequence TTGGCACGCTTGCGGCGCGAGACCCGCGCGGCGGTGTTAGTAACCGTTTGTCGGACCGCGGGTTCGACACCACGCGAGTGCGGCGCCAAAATGATCGTCTGCGCCGACGCCTCGATTGCTGGTACGATCGGGGGGGGCCAAGTCGAGCAATTCGCGATTCGCGACGCGCTGAACTGCCTGGAGCGGCGTACAGGCGGGATATTCAATTATCCACTGACGGCTGCCCACGGTCAATGCTGCGGGGGCGGAATGGAACTGCTGATGGAACTGGTGAACTGCGGTCCCCAACTATGCATTTTTGGCGCGGGACATGTCGGGCAGGCTTTGAGCCGCGTGCTGGAGGGCACCGTTTTCACCACTCACCTGATTGATGCGCGGGAGCACTGGATTCGCGATGCGCGAATTCCGGAAAGCTGCGTGCGGCATGCGATGGGATGGCGTGAGTTCAATCCGGGCGTGGCTTGGAACGAAGATGTGAGCTACGCCGTGATCATGACTCCCGAGCATTTCGAAGACTTTGAAATTCTGACGGATTTGTTGAATCGGCCGTTGCGCTTCGTCGGGTTGATCGGCAGCCGCTCGAAATGGACCCATTTCCGCCGTTCCTTGACCGCACTCGGGTTCACGCCGGAAGCAATCCAGCGCGTGAGGTGCCCGGTCGGAATCGGCCGGTTCGGGAAGGCGCCGGAAGAAATCGCGATTAGCGTGGCGGCGGAGATCCTGGCGGACTACTATGGAACTCGCGGAAATCCCACTGATACTGCCGGCGGCGGGGAAGTCGAGCCGTGTGGGCAGCCCCAAGGGGTTGTTGCAGCACGCTCGGCGGACGTGGCTGGAAATTCAGTGTCAGTTTTACGCTGA
- a CDS encoding nucleotidyltransferase family protein: MGSPKGLLQHARRTWLEIQCQFYAEAGGRVVVLVLGYDIDRYLEALGCTLTGRSGATKCGGCSLQLLENPSPELGPLSSLAQAGSWIESATDFPAAFYLPIDTPVPSATVLHALAQAMGDGICAVQPQFDNRGGHPVLLSRGYLRELTTLDTSSPDSRLDWQIRRQQAIGAALRVPVTDSRVLLNLNDSDSWERYFRSETRFEMAASPTTTPNFQ, translated from the coding sequence GTGGGCAGCCCCAAGGGGTTGTTGCAGCACGCTCGGCGGACGTGGCTGGAAATTCAGTGTCAGTTTTACGCTGAGGCCGGCGGGCGGGTGGTCGTGCTCGTATTGGGGTACGACATCGATCGCTATCTGGAAGCTTTGGGCTGCACGCTGACCGGGCGGTCCGGAGCCACGAAATGCGGTGGATGCTCATTGCAGCTACTGGAGAATCCGTCACCGGAGTTAGGTCCCCTTTCGTCGTTAGCGCAGGCCGGCAGTTGGATCGAGAGCGCCACGGATTTTCCGGCGGCGTTCTATCTTCCCATTGACACTCCGGTACCCTCAGCAACCGTGTTACACGCACTCGCACAAGCGATGGGTGACGGCATTTGCGCAGTGCAGCCGCAATTTGACAATCGCGGCGGGCATCCCGTGCTGCTGAGCCGTGGCTATCTGAGAGAGCTTACGACACTTGATACATCATCGCCGGACTCGCGGCTGGACTGGCAGATCCGCAGGCAACAAGCCATCGGCGCGGCGCTCCGGGTGCCCGTGACAGACTCGCGTGTATTGTTGAATCTGAACGATTCCGACTCTTGGGAACGATATTTTAGGTCTGAAACGAGGTTTGAGATGGCTGCGAGTCCGACAACAACACCCAACTTTCAGTGA
- the bcrC gene encoding benzoyl-CoA reductase subunit C, with protein MMNSVADAMVRHQQTDLAASLDQAKGLFNDLSFAYVRDWKGQNPSRRVIGFLPIYIPREIIHAHGMLPVGLFGAGDRIPVVKGDAYFQSYICHLPRTVIEMALNGNLDAFDGFIFPAICDVIRNLSGIFQLKFNAKLIRYLDFPQNFDPEVGGVFYRTALRQLSEDLARLNGVAGDVAALNHSISLYNENRRLVKDLSDFRAASPHKVSAVEYYLILRAGQTLTIEDHNAFVRRVMPQLAERDALPEDKIRVVVSGSFCEQPPLGLIRTIENAGCYIVEDDFQLGLQWMGDPIPDDTADPLAALVDAYLTKSTYSSAVYDGDHPKEEQLVAQVRERRADGVIFCAPSFCDPALLDRPLLEKAMDRSHIRHISFQYHENLGQFHVVKEQAGTFADMIKLWD; from the coding sequence ATGATGAACAGCGTTGCTGATGCGATGGTTCGACATCAGCAGACAGATCTCGCGGCATCGCTCGATCAGGCCAAAGGATTATTCAATGATCTGAGCTTTGCCTATGTACGTGACTGGAAAGGGCAGAATCCATCCCGGCGGGTGATCGGATTTCTGCCCATTTATATTCCCCGGGAGATCATTCACGCTCACGGCATGCTGCCCGTGGGTTTGTTTGGCGCGGGGGACCGGATTCCGGTGGTGAAGGGTGATGCCTATTTTCAATCTTATATTTGCCACCTTCCGCGCACCGTGATCGAAATGGCGCTGAACGGCAACCTCGACGCATTCGACGGCTTCATCTTCCCGGCGATCTGCGACGTGATCCGGAATTTGTCGGGGATCTTTCAGCTCAAGTTCAACGCCAAGCTGATTCGGTATCTTGACTTTCCGCAGAACTTTGATCCGGAAGTAGGCGGCGTTTTCTACCGGACAGCCTTGCGGCAACTATCCGAAGATCTTGCGCGCCTGAATGGCGTGGCCGGCGACGTGGCGGCGTTGAATCACTCGATTAGCCTTTACAACGAAAACCGGCGGCTGGTCAAGGACTTGAGCGACTTTCGCGCGGCGAGTCCGCATAAAGTCTCAGCGGTAGAATACTATCTGATCCTGCGGGCCGGACAGACCCTGACCATTGAAGATCATAATGCTTTTGTGAGGCGGGTCATGCCGCAACTTGCGGAGCGCGATGCCCTGCCGGAAGACAAGATCCGCGTGGTTGTCAGCGGCTCCTTCTGCGAGCAGCCGCCGTTGGGCCTGATTCGAACGATTGAAAACGCGGGCTGCTATATTGTGGAAGACGACTTTCAGCTTGGGTTGCAGTGGATGGGCGATCCCATTCCTGACGACACCGCTGATCCACTGGCGGCACTGGTGGACGCCTACTTGACGAAAAGCACGTATTCCTCCGCGGTATATGATGGGGACCATCCGAAGGAAGAGCAGCTGGTAGCGCAAGTCCGAGAGCGTCGGGCTGACGGAGTCATCTTCTGCGCTCCCAGCTTCTGTGATCCGGCCTTATTGGATCGGCCGTTGTTGGAAAAGGCGATGGACCGCAGTCACATTCGACACATCAGTTTTCAGTATCATGAGAATCTCGGGCAGTTTCACGTGGTAAAAGAGCAAGCGGGCACGTTTGCGGACATGATCAAGCTATGGGACTGA
- the bcrB gene encoding benzoyl-CoA reductase subunit B, translating into MGLTMDVQKENSMIKQKQMLSDHFMALSQVKETGKKVAYTFVPGNLTELITAFDMLPVYPEINSLQSGMRKKSGDFIREAEDVGYPEDVCSYVKCDIGMMLQGNIGPTDQLLPSPDILLLSYTGCFVFMKWFENLRRLYPHAEIAMLHIPYQADGRVDPAAVKYIKDQLTKDVIPKFEKVAGKRLSDTVLAECLSRSAVAEDLLMNVFESARHKPSPIDAYFGGVYYIGPIFTSFRGSPACVGYYEELWKEVQYRIAHKLGPITPDGAITEEKYRLVVEGPPNWTNFRDFWKLFYDHGAVFVGSTYTRVGGLYDYGFRHSPDDPLGSLAEYCLGCYTNRNLPQRIELIEKFITDCDADGLVINSIKSCNSFSAGQLAMMRDIEERRGIPVGFIETDLVDPRYYSYSNIKNRLDSFFQMLEQRKELQPRARVIA; encoded by the coding sequence ATGGGACTGACGATGGACGTCCAAAAAGAGAACAGCATGATCAAGCAGAAGCAGATGCTGTCTGATCATTTCATGGCGCTGTCGCAGGTCAAGGAAACCGGCAAGAAGGTCGCCTACACGTTTGTTCCGGGCAACTTGACGGAATTGATCACCGCCTTTGACATGCTGCCGGTGTATCCCGAGATTAACTCCCTACAATCGGGCATGCGCAAGAAGTCCGGGGATTTCATTCGGGAAGCGGAGGACGTCGGCTATCCGGAGGATGTCTGCTCGTATGTGAAATGCGATATCGGGATGATGCTGCAAGGGAACATCGGGCCCACGGATCAATTGCTCCCCTCGCCGGACATCCTGCTGCTGAGCTATACAGGTTGCTTCGTGTTCATGAAGTGGTTTGAGAATCTGCGACGTCTGTATCCCCATGCCGAAATCGCGATGCTGCACATCCCGTATCAGGCCGACGGCCGGGTTGATCCCGCGGCGGTGAAGTACATCAAGGATCAGCTCACGAAGGACGTGATCCCAAAATTCGAAAAAGTAGCGGGGAAGCGGCTGAGCGACACGGTGTTGGCGGAGTGCCTGTCGCGTTCGGCGGTGGCGGAAGATTTGCTGATGAACGTCTTTGAATCCGCGCGCCACAAGCCCTCGCCGATTGATGCGTACTTCGGCGGGGTCTATTACATCGGGCCGATCTTCACTTCGTTTCGCGGGTCGCCGGCCTGCGTCGGGTATTACGAGGAGCTCTGGAAAGAGGTTCAGTACCGCATCGCGCATAAGTTGGGGCCGATTACTCCTGACGGCGCGATCACGGAAGAGAAGTATCGCCTGGTGGTCGAAGGGCCGCCGAATTGGACGAATTTTCGCGATTTCTGGAAGTTGTTCTACGATCACGGTGCGGTCTTTGTCGGATCCACCTACACGCGTGTCGGCGGTTTGTATGACTATGGCTTTCGGCACTCGCCGGATGACCCGCTCGGCAGCCTCGCGGAGTATTGCCTCGGCTGCTACACGAACCGCAATCTGCCGCAGCGCATCGAGCTGATCGAGAAGTTCATTACGGATTGCGACGCCGACGGGCTGGTCATCAATTCGATCAAGAGCTGCAATTCATTCTCCGCCGGCCAGCTGGCGATGATGCGGGACATTGAGGAGCGGCGGGGCATCCCGGTCGGCTTCATCGAGACGGATCTGGTGGATCCGCGCTACTACTCGTACTCGAATATCAAGAACCGGCTGGACTCGTTCTTTCAAATGCTGGAGCAGCGCAAAGAGCTGCAACCGCGGGCGAGGGTGATCGCGTGA
- a CDS encoding benzoyl-CoA reductase subunit A translates to MIVYLGIDLGSTTSKAIILDPTGEIIGRGITNTRSDYNVAAEIARMEAEFNSRFSLLRRRVEADGGSPVEWARIFDLLDSRFHFLQYLSRHERLATAMTDSIKHDSSRADLAERLQAALQQTLEAIRTRFFDGQVNSTSQFFRDLFSATFMRMIDKFDRLTFDRLVSVYDRSINPVENQIISFDFAELTERSLELMPAETGIVWPLIRKYLREVAAISLDPTDYIGTGYGRQLLPFEEKHIKSEILCHALGAHDYFPETRTVLDIGGQDTKAIQVDEHGLVTSFQMNDRCAAGCGRYLGYIADEMSISVSELGPLAMAADHETNICSTCTVFAGAELREHLNLGERKENVLAGLHLAIVQRAFALLARSGGARNEFTFTGGVARNAAVVKYVSNMTRTNYGELTINLHPDSIFMGALGAAIFGLRRKGAHA, encoded by the coding sequence GTGATCGTCTATTTGGGCATTGATCTGGGTTCCACGACGTCCAAGGCCATCATCCTTGACCCCACCGGCGAGATTATCGGCCGGGGGATTACCAATACGCGCTCGGACTACAACGTGGCGGCGGAAATCGCCCGCATGGAAGCCGAATTCAACTCTCGCTTTTCGCTGCTGCGTCGCCGGGTGGAGGCGGATGGCGGCAGCCCGGTCGAGTGGGCGCGGATCTTCGACTTGCTGGACAGCCGGTTTCACTTCCTCCAGTACCTGTCGCGGCACGAGCGACTGGCGACGGCGATGACGGACAGCATCAAGCACGATTCGTCCCGCGCGGACCTGGCTGAGAGGCTGCAGGCCGCTCTGCAGCAGACGCTGGAAGCAATTCGCACTCGCTTCTTTGACGGTCAGGTAAACAGCACCTCGCAGTTCTTTCGCGATCTGTTCAGCGCGACCTTCATGCGAATGATCGACAAGTTCGACCGCCTGACGTTTGATCGACTGGTTTCCGTTTACGACCGCTCGATCAACCCGGTGGAAAATCAGATAATCAGTTTCGATTTTGCGGAACTCACGGAGCGCTCGCTGGAACTGATGCCGGCCGAGACCGGCATCGTCTGGCCGCTGATCCGGAAATACCTGCGCGAGGTGGCGGCCATTTCGCTGGACCCGACGGACTATATCGGCACCGGTTACGGGCGGCAGTTGCTGCCGTTTGAAGAAAAGCACATCAAGTCTGAAATTCTCTGTCACGCACTCGGGGCTCATGATTACTTTCCGGAGACGCGCACGGTCTTAGACATCGGGGGGCAGGACACGAAGGCGATTCAGGTGGATGAGCACGGCTTGGTCACGAGTTTTCAGATGAATGACCGCTGCGCGGCCGGCTGTGGCCGCTATCTGGGATACATCGCCGACGAGATGAGCATCAGCGTCAGTGAGCTGGGGCCGCTGGCGATGGCCGCCGATCATGAAACGAATATCTGCAGCACATGCACGGTGTTCGCCGGCGCGGAATTGCGCGAGCACCTCAATTTAGGGGAGCGCAAGGAAAATGTCCTGGCCGGGCTGCATCTGGCCATCGTGCAGCGGGCATTCGCGCTCTTGGCCAGATCGGGTGGTGCGCGAAACGAGTTCACGTTCACGGGCGGCGTGGCCCGGAATGCCGCGGTGGTCAAGTACGTGAGTAACATGACGCGCACGAATTATGGCGAGTTGACCATCAATCTCCATCCGGACTCGATCTTCATGGGCGCCCTTGGGGCGGCGATCTTCGGGCTGCGCAGGAAAGGAGCACATGCATGA
- a CDS encoding benzoyl-CoA reductase subunit D: protein MNYTLGIDVGSSFVKFALVDYGEQPEIVEVINEKIRKRNPAHVAERVVAELLERRRLSFDDLLYVASTGEGELITRKRGHFYSMTTHARGAWHYHPEIRSVADLGALFNRVISLEHGARVHNYMMTGQCASGSGQFLENISRYLGLTLDEIGPLSLESRNPAVTSGICAVLAETDVINMVSQGIPTPDIIKGIHLSIARRIVRLMRKLKIESPVALTGGMAQDVGLVAAMREEIGESGMDLEIFPSPNCEAAGAIGAALWGGYRHFKLLGVAA from the coding sequence ATGAACTATACGCTGGGGATTGACGTGGGCAGCAGCTTTGTCAAGTTTGCGCTGGTTGACTATGGCGAGCAGCCGGAGATCGTGGAAGTCATCAACGAGAAGATCCGCAAGCGGAATCCCGCGCACGTCGCGGAGCGCGTAGTGGCGGAATTGCTGGAGCGGCGCCGTTTGTCCTTCGACGATTTGCTGTACGTGGCCTCCACCGGCGAGGGCGAACTGATTACGCGCAAGCGCGGGCATTTCTACAGCATGACGACGCATGCGCGGGGAGCGTGGCACTATCATCCCGAAATCCGGTCGGTGGCGGATTTGGGAGCGCTCTTTAACCGGGTGATTTCGCTGGAGCATGGCGCGCGCGTGCACAACTACATGATGACCGGACAATGCGCGTCCGGCTCGGGTCAGTTTTTAGAGAACATTTCCCGCTACCTGGGGCTGACGCTGGACGAAATCGGGCCGCTGTCGCTCGAGTCCAGGAATCCGGCCGTCACCAGCGGCATCTGTGCGGTGCTGGCGGAGACGGACGTGATTAATATGGTATCGCAGGGAATACCGACTCCCGATATTATCAAGGGAATTCACCTCTCGATTGCGCGTCGGATTGTACGGTTGATGCGCAAATTGAAGATCGAATCACCCGTGGCCCTGACCGGCGGTATGGCTCAGGACGTTGGCTTGGTGGCGGCGATGCGCGAAGAAATCGGCGAATCGGGAATGGATCTGGAGATTTTTCCCAGCCCGAACTGTGAGGCGGCCGGAGCGATCGGCGCGGCGCTGTGGGGCGGATACCGGCACTTCAAGCTCCTGGGAGTTGCGGCGTGA
- a CDS encoding AMP-binding protein, producing the protein MSAPVIWKSETPLRAHAANLASMLNRNAATFGDRPAYQESRNGSYHPLSWSQFRHDICAIQTGLSERGLEAGDRVAIVSRNRQEMLELELAVMAMGAVAVPIFAGYTPPQTEALVNFCEPRMVAVAEQAHFEKLGSPAQYDRVIHFSKLEHNPPANLIPFAELAGTRPASESISGEQIAADSVCLMMYTSGTMGKPKCVQLTHRNILSQQAAGKDLWPLSERDRFLSYLPWHHSYGGIFEKYSALTNGAVLSLEHGYGKDLDTLIENWRRIRPTVFYSVPLIYQALLTRSHQDAAIERLLFHAELRYFFTAAAPLPKVISDEFERRNIAVLEGWGLTETSPCCTVTQPGARRQPGVVGHPIPGVSVAIAPDGEILVKGPNVMTGYYRNPEETAKVLTDDGWFCTGDVGEFTDLGLKLVSRKDRIFKLTNAEKVVAAELENMITGGCPYLAWAYVTGSGRDYPVALLFPNRAIFACIPEGAKLPGGCCRPHDVATLAHCLGHCLAQVNRRLDAEYSRMPRVMLVDHELSIENEELTPSMKMSPNTVGRIFKANIERLYDPASTAETSTADSVYIIRLDR; encoded by the coding sequence GTGAGCGCTCCCGTTATCTGGAAATCGGAGACGCCGCTGCGAGCACACGCCGCGAATCTGGCGAGCATGCTGAACCGGAATGCGGCGACATTCGGCGATCGTCCCGCTTATCAGGAATCGCGAAACGGCTCCTATCATCCCTTGTCATGGTCGCAGTTTCGCCATGATATCTGCGCGATCCAAACCGGATTGAGCGAACGAGGACTGGAGGCCGGCGATCGGGTGGCGATAGTCTCCCGCAATCGTCAGGAGATGCTCGAACTCGAATTGGCGGTAATGGCCATGGGCGCGGTGGCTGTCCCGATCTTCGCTGGCTACACTCCGCCGCAGACTGAGGCGCTGGTCAACTTTTGCGAGCCGCGGATGGTGGCAGTCGCGGAGCAGGCGCACTTTGAAAAGTTGGGGTCCCCTGCTCAGTATGATCGAGTGATTCACTTCAGTAAGCTGGAGCATAATCCGCCAGCGAATCTGATCCCGTTCGCTGAATTGGCTGGAACGCGGCCGGCATCGGAATCGATCTCGGGTGAACAGATCGCCGCGGACTCGGTGTGCCTGATGATGTACACATCCGGCACGATGGGCAAGCCGAAGTGCGTACAGCTCACGCATCGGAATATCCTTTCGCAGCAGGCCGCGGGCAAGGACCTGTGGCCGCTTAGTGAACGGGATCGGTTTCTCTCGTATCTGCCCTGGCACCACAGCTACGGCGGGATCTTCGAGAAGTACTCGGCACTGACCAACGGTGCGGTGTTGTCGTTGGAACACGGGTACGGCAAGGACCTGGATACACTGATCGAGAACTGGCGGCGAATCCGGCCAACGGTGTTTTACAGCGTGCCGTTGATCTACCAGGCGTTGTTGACGCGCTCTCATCAGGATGCGGCGATCGAGCGCCTGCTTTTTCACGCTGAATTGCGCTATTTCTTTACCGCAGCCGCGCCGTTGCCCAAGGTCATCTCCGATGAATTCGAGCGACGCAATATCGCCGTACTGGAGGGTTGGGGTCTGACGGAGACATCGCCTTGCTGCACGGTCACGCAGCCCGGTGCGCGACGACAGCCGGGAGTCGTCGGCCACCCGATTCCGGGGGTGTCGGTGGCGATCGCTCCCGACGGCGAGATTTTGGTGAAGGGACCGAATGTCATGACGGGCTACTATCGGAATCCGGAGGAAACCGCGAAGGTACTCACGGACGATGGCTGGTTTTGCACCGGTGATGTCGGCGAGTTCACGGACCTCGGACTAAAATTGGTTTCCCGCAAGGACCGCATATTCAAGCTTACCAACGCGGAGAAGGTGGTGGCGGCGGAATTAGAGAACATGATTACCGGAGGCTGTCCGTACTTGGCCTGGGCTTATGTGACCGGGAGTGGCCGAGACTATCCGGTCGCGCTGCTCTTTCCGAATCGCGCAATCTTTGCCTGCATTCCGGAGGGTGCGAAGCTGCCGGGTGGGTGTTGCCGGCCACATGACGTGGCCACACTCGCGCACTGTCTGGGTCATTGCCTTGCGCAAGTGAATCGGCGGCTCGACGCCGAATACAGCCGCATGCCGCGCGTTATGCTGGTGGATCACGAATTGTCCATCGAGAACGAGGAGCTGACGCCGTCGATGAAGATGTCCCCCAACACAGTCGGTCGTATCTTCAAGGCGAATATTGAGCGCCTCTATGATCCGGCGTCAACCGCGGAGACCTCGACGGCAGACTCTGTGTACATCATTCGATTGGATCGCTGA
- a CDS encoding 2-hydroxyacyl-CoA dehydratase, whose protein sequence is MARLQSQVRMKDVLRDYFTGLASPLAWCTSVGPAELLRALGFQVYFPENHGAMLGASRAAHKHIPRANNEGYSNEICSYLTSDIGAWLNRETPLTAAYGLPSVPRPDLIVFNTNQCREVAEWFNYFGRQFSCPVVGVYPPRHVEEVTRADVDNVVSQFRNLIAVGEQIIGRELDPQRLREAVRLSREASQLWKELLETARTHPAPLTFFDGTILMAPVVMLRGTEACVEFYRAARAELQALAAHGDAAVPGEQARLYWEGMPIWGRLRSLAEIFSGCRSSVVASTYCNSWVFDDFDSDNPLESLAIAYTQIFINRGENFKLSYLKRMIEDYAIDGMLFHDSKTCFNNSNNRFGLPQRLQQETGISTLVIDGDLNDLRFFSDERARTKIETFVEQLSARAV, encoded by the coding sequence ATGGCACGGTTGCAATCGCAAGTCCGGATGAAAGACGTGCTGCGGGACTATTTTACCGGCCTTGCATCCCCGCTTGCCTGGTGCACGAGCGTCGGCCCGGCGGAGCTCCTGCGCGCACTGGGTTTTCAAGTTTATTTCCCGGAAAATCATGGAGCGATGTTGGGCGCATCCCGTGCAGCCCACAAGCACATTCCCCGCGCGAATAACGAGGGATATTCCAATGAAATCTGCTCGTACCTGACGTCCGACATCGGAGCCTGGCTGAACCGGGAGACGCCGTTAACGGCCGCCTATGGACTGCCATCGGTGCCGAGGCCGGATCTGATAGTTTTCAACACCAATCAATGCCGGGAAGTGGCGGAGTGGTTCAACTATTTTGGGCGCCAGTTTTCATGTCCGGTCGTGGGGGTTTACCCTCCCCGTCACGTCGAAGAAGTGACGCGGGCGGACGTGGACAATGTCGTCAGCCAGTTTCGGAATTTGATCGCCGTCGGCGAACAGATTATCGGGCGCGAACTGGACCCGCAGCGCCTGCGCGAGGCCGTTCGCTTGAGCCGGGAAGCATCACAACTCTGGAAGGAGCTGCTGGAGACCGCTCGGACTCATCCCGCACCACTGACCTTTTTTGACGGAACGATCCTGATGGCTCCGGTGGTAATGCTGCGGGGCACGGAAGCCTGTGTTGAATTCTATCGGGCAGCGCGCGCGGAGTTGCAGGCGCTGGCAGCACACGGTGACGCCGCGGTGCCCGGCGAGCAGGCCCGACTCTATTGGGAGGGCATGCCGATCTGGGGTCGCCTTCGCTCGCTGGCGGAGATCTTCTCGGGCTGCCGGTCATCTGTGGTCGCATCGACGTATTGCAACAGTTGGGTATTTGACGATTTCGATTCGGACAACCCGCTGGAATCCCTGGCGATTGCCTACACTCAGATTTTCATTAATCGGGGCGAGAACTTCAAGCTGAGCTATCTGAAGCGGATGATCGAGGACTATGCCATCGACGGCATGCTGTTTCATGATTCGAAGACCTGCTTCAACAATTCCAATAACCGCTTCGGCCTGCCGCAACGACTGCAACAGGAAACGGGCATCAGCACCTTGGTCATTGACGGTGATCTGAATGACCTGCGCTTCTTTTCCGATGAACGAGCGCGAACCAAGATCGAGACGTTCGTAGAGCAACTTTCCGCGAGGGCAGTATGA